The following is a genomic window from Neofelis nebulosa isolate mNeoNeb1 chromosome 12, mNeoNeb1.pri, whole genome shotgun sequence.
GGAAGAGGTCTGGGCGCGCGGCCTGGAGGGGCGGGCTCGGGAGGCGGTGGACCTCGAGAAGGAGGCGAGGCCTGGCGCCGGGCCTAGGTTGGGATGGGCCCAGGGGTGTCGAGTTTGGGGCCCCTCACCTGGCGCCCTCTCCCCTTCCAGGAGTGCACAGTCTGCGGGTGGCTCGGGGAAAGAAGGTGGGTGAGGCCGAGGCGAGGGGGCCGGGTCAGAGGGGGCGGCTGGAGGGTGAGATCCTGTCCTCCCTCACTCCCTACCCCCGTCCCCAGAAATTCTTCATCATCATGCAGAGCGTCTTCTATCCCGCCGGCCGCATCTCTGAGAGGTGAGTCGCCTCACAGGGCCCCGGCCCCACGCGGGACGTGCCACCTGCAgcacccattccccccccccccagatagaTGCgaaactggggcccagggaggagaagggacatCCCCAAGGTCTCCTAATGGATCAGAGGCAGTGCTAGGCACGCCCAGCGTCTCTTGGGCACTCAGGATGCACTGGGCACTCGAGTCTTCGCATTCATTGCCTTCTTTATTCCCAGAACGGTTCTGAGGGGCAGGTGTGGTtatcatgcccattttatagatgagaagctGAAGACAAGGAGGGGCAGCTACTCTGCGAGGAACAGGGATTCGAACCCAGCCTCTTATTGCACATGCCCTCTGTGCCTCCTAACCCCGACTCTGCCTGCAGGGTCTCCATTAGTGCTCCCCTGGGGCCACGGACTTCCTTCAAGCCCTCCTGGTGCTGCTGTCTAGGGTTGGATGCCTGTGTCTGGAACACCTCCAGGGATGACAGGGTGCTAAGAGGCAGGCACAAGCAGGGGTAAAGCCTGAACTGGGCTTCCAAaggcctgagttcaaattcctgctctgccttctttttttcccccttagtttatttatttattaattttaaaaaatattttatttatttttgagagagaaagagtgagagcggggaggggcagagagagagggagacacagaacctgaagcaggcttcaggctccaatgtgatgcggagcttgaacccccaagcctcgagatcatgacctgagctgaagtcagatgtttacccgactgagccacccaggtgccccacccccacccccgctctatTCTTTACTTACGGTGTGGGCAAGTCAAAGAAAACTCTGGgcctttttcttcatctgtgacaTGGGGACAATAATGGAATGGGGTTGTGCTGAGGATTTGAACGTCCACCCGGTGGAAGCTCTTGTTTCTTGGTTCCCTGTGTGTGTCAGTCTGTGTCAACCTGAATTCTGTCATCCCCTTTCTGTCATACCCCCTCACAGGTATGATATAAAGGGCTGTGAGGTGAGCCGATGGGTGGAGCCAGCCCCTGAGGGTAGCCCTCTTGTCCTCGTGCTGAAGGACCTCAACTTTCAAGGCAAGACCATCGACCTGGGTGAGCCATGGGGACAGTCAGTGGCTGCTCTTTCTCCATTCTGGGTGAAGTTAGAAGGGTGTCCCTGGCACTGCCCTCTGCCTGAGTCATTAAGAGCCCGGGGTCTAGAGTCAGGCAGAGCagagttcaaatcctagctccacGACTTACCCACTAGGTGACCAGGGCAAAACTACAgatgagtttcctcatctgtgacgTGGGACAGTAATGACACCTGCCCTCTTGGGGCAGATATGTGTGGAGCCCTCAGCACCTTGCCTGGCACACGATGAGCACTCAAGTGGGGGCACTGATGCTCTGGCAGGGCCCCAGCGGAGCTGGCTCCTCCACCAGATGGAACTGGACACCGCCTTCCTCCGGGAGCTCAACGTGCTGGATTACAGCCTTCTGATGGCCTTCCAGCGCCTCCACGAGGATGAGAGGGGCCCGGGCAGCAGCCTCATCTTCCGCACGGCCAGGTGGGCCCCCCCTACAGGGCAAGGGCAAGAATGAGGTGACGGGAGCCTGAGAGCGATGGGTGGTGAGGTGGGAAGACAGTACAGACGAAGGCTCAGAGACTGGAAAGTGCAGCGTGTGTGTGTCCACGTGTGCGTGTGTCCACGTGTAGGGTGAAGGGCTGGAGAAGCCTGGCTGGCAGGGTGGCAGGGGGGACACATGCGGAGAGCAGCCGAGGACAGAACAGGGGAGATCCAGCTGGACAAGGACTTCGGTGCTGATTTAAAGAATCTGCCCACTTTCCTGAAGGGGTGTGGAGCCATGGAAGACTTCAGAACAGTTTTCAGacctatttaatttttactttagaaGGAGCCCTTGCCCTTTAACCCcgtaattctacttctaggacCCTGGGGTCATCACCATGGGCACCATCATCACGGTGTTCCCCTGCCTTGTAGTAGCAACTGTTCTTTGCATGCTGGCCACGAGCCTCATTAAGGTGGGCTccttcccattttagagatgtgaTAAGTGAGGTTCAGAGACGGGAAGTGAGGTTGTAGAATGACTTCTGAGGATTCATGTTAGTCCTTGGTTGGTTACTTTGATTTCAATCCTCCAAGGCCCACCTTTGTGACCGAACAGGGTTAAGTAGGGGTTAAGGAAGGCACATTAAGGAAAGAAGCCCAACCATCTGGTGGgtggaaaagaaaagtgaaagatgATGTCCTCTCATCTGGCCTCCAAACCCACCCTTTGGAGGAAGACCTTGGGATGGGTGAGGCTTGGGCAGAACCCAGATTAACAGCTCCCCACAGTCCTGTGGCTGGCCTGACCACATCCTGACCAGAGGGTGAAATTCCTGCCATGGGGCGCAGGTCTGCCCATCCAAACTAGGTCAGCTTCTgccttgccctctgcccccatCTGGGGCTTAGATTACAGCTGTCATTCAGCCGGTAAACCCTAGTTTGCATATAGTGGTTGTTGTCATATTGAAATTTGCTAGCTGGTAAGTTGCCATGTTCCAGCCCCACCCCTACCAGTTCCCAGCCCCCCATTCAGAGAAagacccctccccgccccctcccagcaCCGCACGGCATCGCAATGCAAAGGACACTAGCGGTTTGCCCAGTCTCCCACACGACTGGGTTCTGATTGGTCGATGCCTGGGCAGGGCCTGTCTTTCATTGGCTTATTTCCCTCCGCGACACTTCCCcaacttccctccacccccaagagGACGAAATAGGGAATTGAACCTGCTTTGGGCTGTGACTGGGACCCAGCCAAAGGCATCTTCGGATTTGGAATACATTTGGAAGGCATCccatcccccaacacacacatcaTCTATAAACCGGAATTGGACTTTGTTCACAAGGTTTCTTTCAGCTCTGCCACCCCGAAACCTCCAGAGATGGACGACCCCAAATAGAAGTTTGGGAAATACCCCAACACCAGACTTGCCCAAAGTGACCCGGCGAATAAAATGCAGAGCCAGGGTCTGCGTGACCCAAATGCTCTAGACAACAGAAATGTAACGCGAATCACACATGTGGTTTTAAATTGTCTAGCAGCCTCTttagagaagtaaaaagaaacaggtaaaactaATTGTAAGAATATATTTGTTACTCAATACACCCCAAATTTTATCGTTTCATCATCTAATCAATATAAACATTTATGaggtattttacattctttttctcataCTGTCTTGGAAATTCAGTCTGTATTTTACTCTTAGAGCGTATCTCAGTTGGGACTGGCCGCAGTTTAATGCTCAATGGCCACGTATGGCTAGTGGCTACGTATTGGACAGTGCAACTCTAGACCATCATCCACACTTTACTCGGCCTCCCAGTTCATCTGACGTCAtaggcctggcacacaggagttGTGGGAATGAGCGGAGGAAGCGCAGGGTCAGCGCAGAATCACCGCGGGCGCGCCGGGGCTAGGCTTGCGGGAACCCTTTGGCCGGGGCGCCCCTGGAGGAGGCAGTAGCCTCACCCACCTGTCGGCCGCCAGGTCTGTGCGAGGGGTACAGAGCCCGGAGGAGCCGGGATCCCAGAACCGCCGGCTGCTGCCCGACTCCCCCAACGCCTTACACATCCTGGACGGGCCGGAGCAACGCTATTTCCTGGGCCTCGTGGATCTCGCTACGGTCTACGGGCTCCGCAAGCGGCTGGAGCATTTATGGAAGACGCTGCGCTACCCAGGTCGGACCTTCTCCACCGTCAGCCCCGCTCGCTACGCCCGTCGCCTCTGCCAGTGGGTGGAGGCTCATACCGAGTGACCCGCGCCCGTCGCTCTCTCGCATCTGGACAATGGGCACACGCCGGGAACCAGGGTTCCAGTCTGGCCCCGGCGGCGGGTCGGCCTCCCTTCACCTGCTGTTCCTCCCTTTGGCCTCCAGAGGGCAGCATCCCCTAACTAATACCATGACAACACAGCCTCATTTGGTGGTGATGACTGGTTCGGCGTTGTGCCAGGGACTCCCCAACATTAGCTCgattaatcttcaaaaaaaaaaaaaaaatgctattattctctttttacaGACCATGAATTGGAGGCTCAGGGGGTGAAGGTACTGAGCAAGATCATTCAGCAATAAATGCTGGAACCAGGACTCGACTATGCCTTTTGGACTCAGGAGCCTGTATTCTTACCCACCAGCTCCCTTAGCCCTGTCTTCATGCTCTGGGGAATGGTGTAGGCTGAAGGCTCCAGCCAAGCCCCTTTGTcgtccagatggggaaactgaggcccagagactttAATGGGCTTACCCATGGGTAAGTGGAAAGGCCAGCCCAAGATCCCAGGTCTCCTTACCTCCTGTCCACTGGCCTTTTGGGGTGGTTCCTGTGGCTCCTGCTTCTCTAGGGATgcaggcaggagaaggggaggttttgggggggggggggctgcatcTCTGGAAGACACTATGTTAGGACCCACCATTGATCTTGAGTAAGTTCTTCCTTCCTCTGGAAGTCGCTCTTCTCATCTGCGAAAGGGGGACAGGGGTTGGTGGTCAGACCAAGGGCCTGGCCACACAGACAATACCAGCAGCAAAGAAGTACAGTGCGTGCACAGCCCCTGAtcatcccttctccttcctccaggaACCTCCAGCCTGGCCTCTGACCCTGGCCCAATCCAACCATGCCCAAGTGGGCCTCTCCTCTAGAGCTGCTCTGGGGCCTGGCTGTGTGACCAGGGCAAGGTGctaaacctctctgtgcttcagtggtCGAATCCGTAAAATGGAAAGGATGAAAGTGGACTTCGttaactcattaaatatttattgagcacctactatgtggcagGCCCTCTACTGGGTGGTGGGGACCTGGGGAGCAAGATCCACAGATTCCACAGATTCCACAGTTCTCTCCCTCACAGAACTCACAGTCTAGGGAGAGATTGTGACAAAAGCAGCCCAGTGTGACAGAGCCTCATGAGGGAGCATGGGGCCATGGTGCTGAGGGAAGGGGCCTCCACCTAACAACTTGACTCCAACGTTTTAACTGAGACCAGAAGAGTCCGATGCAGCCCTGGGAGTCAGGCCAAGGTCATGGCAAAGGTCTGGGGTGAGAGAGAGCCCCTGACAAGAGAGAGAAACATCTCACCGTGGGAGGGACAGTGTGTTGGTGGTGGGATTTTGTGGGCCAAGAGCTGACCCCTCAGGACTGGAGCTTGACCTTGGGAAAGCCCTTCAGCCGATACCAAACATTGCCATTCCACTAGCCTttagaggaaatgaagaaaaatggtggggagggaagggagagggaagggaagttgAATGCCACCGCCCTGGAGTGTGGGCTTCTGGAATGCGTGTACAATTGTCCTCACCCCTAGTTgtctgggtgaccttgggtgaTATTCACCCTCTCTGAACTGGCACAAGCCACAGAGAATTTCTTGTTTGGGCTCAGCAGGAAGTTGAGACATGGAGGCCTTAAGGTCATCACTCAGGAGGTGGGTGGGTTGAGGAAACTGTGGCTGTGGGGCAGCACAGAAGGTTTGGCCCTACATTTCCCCAGGGTCTGGGTCTGACAGGACTGGAGCCTGAGAGTCCTGCACTCAGATGAGCATGACTCAGCCCCTCCCCTAGCTGGGGTCTCTCACAATGggctgagccagagcctgaggcTGGAGAGGGACATGACTTATCCGAGATCTCACAGGGCCCAGGACTCCTGGTTGTCCTAAATTGCTCATTCAACAGACATGATCTAGCACATCGTGCTGGATGATTACTATGAAAAAGACCAATCAAGGTGAAACTTAGAGGGATGGGCATGCACTGTCACATAGAGTAGTTGGCCAGGGCCTTTCTGAAGAGGTGACATGACAGTTGAGCTGAATGGCCGGAAGGAGCTGGCCAGAAGGAGCTGGCTATGTGACTAGAGCAGTCCGGGTAGAGGatacagcaagtgcaaaggtcctgaggtaggaatGAGCTCAGTGTGATTGGGGGTCAGAAGGGTGACCAGGGTGAGCAGATGGTGattaagaagaaaacaggagttCAGACTGTACAGGGCCTGGTAGGTCAGGATAAAGAGTGGACTTTTGCAAAAACCAAATTGAAGAGCTTTATCTGAGCCTGCAGGACTTCCCGGTGTCAGTTCTACTGTGGATTTATGATTCTCATCTGCTCGGGGAGCCCAGGACATTTGGGCACATCCTTGTTTCCATGTGGCCAGGGGGGTGTTGCCTCTTTAGAGAAAGAATCCTCACATCAGGTCACCAGCCATTGTGGGTAATGAATGGATCTGTGGGGAATTCCTCACAACTGTCCCCTTAGGGTTGAGTctatgaggaagaagagaaacgTGAAGGATGAAGACTGGGGGTCAGGGGCAGAAGGACGCAGGCTTTGTGTGCCTGGCCTTGTGTGAATGAGACCACAGAGAGAGTTTGAACTTGGGCCACCACCCTTGAACTATGCCCAGGCTAGGGTGCAGGGACAAAGTAGGCCCATGCTCAAAGGAGGCCCAGGGACAGGGCTTGACTCAGCATGCCCTCCCCGCAATAGGATGGGGAGAGTCATGGCCGACTTGGTTTTGCACCTGAGCAGGTAGCCTTGGGAAGTTGCTGATCTGGGTGTGGATCAGAACGTGGATACCTTGGCATCGTGCCCACGTCAGAGCCTTTGAGAAAAAGGTGAATGGAGTTTGAAATGGGGTCTGAGAAGGAACCTAGCCTGGATCTCAGGGGAAGGCCccacagagggaggtgggtgtggtgGAGGTGGTAAGACCTCCATAGGTAAGACCTTTATGCTGGCCCATAAagcattatataaaaaaaaaaaaaaaaaaaaaaaaatgcttcagatGGAAAATGTGCCCTCTCCTTCACCACAGGCCCACTATTCCCTATTGCCCCATATCTGCTCTTTCGACCCTTTGTGGCTCCTGACCGTGCTAGAGTTTGAAATCCCCAAGGGACCCCATTTGGGCCTTCAAATGGGACACATTGCAGCCTCTGTGGGGGTGCAACACTGAGTTGGTTGGGGTCTGGAGGACACTTTGGGAGGGGGTGTTTGGGAGGTGAAAATAGGTGGCCACTGCGTGGCAGTGAGACTGCCCGGGGTTCGAATCCTAACAGTGTCACAGCTGCCCTGCACTGTGTCACTGGCACGTAggtgctgttattatccccacttcatagaggagaaaaactgaggctcaggtgtAGGTCATACCACCAGAGACAGTCCAGCTAGGGTCGACAGAGAAAATATAAGACGACCCGTTACACCGGAATGTCAGATTTTTAATACAATTATacactgtttatctgaaattccaaTATAACTGAGTGTCCTGTATTTTACtagctaaatctggcaaccctacccGCTTGAAACCCAGGGCTGCTTGACCCCAAGACCCTGCTTAATtttcctacccaccccccaatTTCAGAAATGGAGAAACCCAAGTCCGGAAGGCTAGGCAGCCACGGAGGCGCCCTGGTTCCCACCCCCGCTCAGCCTTTTCTCTCGGATCCCCGGCAGGAGCTTGGGAGAAACGTGGTTGGGCAGAAAAGGGGAGATGCGGAGGCTCCGACTCCGCCCACGGCCTGCGGGCCCCGCCCCCATCCCGGAGGCCCCCGCCGCCAGCCACGCACTTCCCTCCCCAGCCGCGCAGGCGGTGCTCGTAGGTCCCGCCTCCCTCCTCCCGGGCTCCGCCCCCAGCGCGCCTGTCTCCTCCCCGTCCTCCTAGACCCCGCCCCCGCTGCCGGCGGCGCACGTTCGGTTTCCAGTCTCCAGAAGCCGCGGCCGCGGTGCCGCCTCCGCCCCGGGGCTCAGGCTTCCAGCCCGGCCCGCCCGGTTTGCGGGCCATGGAGCTCCGAGCAGTGGATCGAGAACAGCCGGAGCGCCCCAGCCTACCCGTCTGGTTAGCTCCCGGCCGGGGGAAGGGGCGGTGGAATCTGGGAGAGGGGTGGAAATCTCTCGTCCTATCCCGCCTCAGGCCTCTCCGTTTCTCCCGCCCGTAGGGAGGTAGGAAGGATGGGGAGGCAGTCGGG
Proteins encoded in this region:
- the PIP5KL1 gene encoding phosphatidylinositol 4-phosphate 5-kinase-like protein 1, whose protein sequence is MAAPSPGPREVLAPSPEAGCRPATSTSGRRGLLWRLRDKQARLGLFEIGPGHELHQLTCMMQAGLWAATQVSMDHPPTGPPTEEDFSEVLTQVHEGFELGTLAGPAFAWLRHSLGLAEGDYQAALGPGGPYLQFLSTSKSKASFFLSHDQRFFLKTQRRREVRALLAHLPRYVQHLRRHPHSLLARLLGVHSLRVARGKKKFFIIMQSVFYPAGRISERYDIKGCEVSRWVEPAPEGSPLVLVLKDLNFQGKTIDLGPQRSWLLHQMELDTAFLRELNVLDYSLLMAFQRLHEDERGPGSSLIFRTARSVRGVQSPEEPGSQNRRLLPDSPNALHILDGPEQRYFLGLVDLATVYGLRKRLEHLWKTLRYPGRTFSTVSPARYARRLCQWVEAHTE